The Fusarium keratoplasticum isolate Fu6.1 chromosome 8, whole genome shotgun sequence genome includes a region encoding these proteins:
- a CDS encoding DNA-directed RNA polymerase subunit beta, producing the protein MAPSATNTEWDHEYNTLRRENLFRNPPKDHTAYPALQLAIDPHIESFNGLFRDDGKPGLLTHGLADIGTKTFLDGNERAGPQGKNRLTIRYKDVFLQKPQVPPSNKMARNRQIFPAECRERHVTYRGRLSATLEYRINGGDPIEFVREFGQVPIMIKSNRCHLEGNSPALLVERKEESEELGGYFIVNGIEKIIRMLQLNKRNFPMAINRPSFQNRGPGYTPYGIILRAVRPDETSQTNVLHYLNDGNMTFRFSWRKNEYLIPVMMILKALVETNDREIFEGLVGPVGSKSTENTFLTDRIELLLRTYKSYNLYSKSETRAYLGEKFRVVLGVPDTMSNLDVGTEFLRRIVLVHLGNVDVTEEQDNEKFKLLLFMIRKLYALVAGECAVDNPDAVQNQEILLGGFLYGQILKERLDEFLSVNVRASLRDYLRRNPTVPFTSEDFRKDFPNNIFRKANENLGNALEYFLSTGNMQSPSGLDLQQTAGFTVVAEKLNFLRFISHFRMVHRGAFFAQLKTTAVRKLLPESWGFMCPVHTPDGAPCGLLNHLAHKCKIMTDSVDVSHIAALAAELGIVDVSSASTEENVVVMLDGKILGFCTPKESVRIADCFRYWKVEGTHGVPLQLEIGYVPPSHGGSYPGIYMTSTPARMVRPVKYLPLQKEDWVGPYEQPYMSIAVVPQEVESGKSTHVEFDPTNMLSILANMTPFSDFNQSPRNMYQCQMGKQTMGTPSTNLRYRTDNKSYRIQTGQTPVVRAPLHNTYGFDNFPNGMNAVVAVISYTGYDMDDAMILNKSAHERGFGHGTIYKTKKISLKDDSRTKATKSVTKAFGFAPHSYVSASYQGMLDDDGLPHVGRMIQEGDVICAWHTVTPDYNGKLVNLDGITHYEKYKDAETGFVEEVRLIGAETGNEPLQTISVKFRVPRSPIIGDKFSSRHGQKGVASQKWPTVDLPFSETGIQPDIIINPHAFPSRMTIGMFVESLAGKAGALHGLAQDSTPFKFDEENTAADYFGHQLMKAGYNYHGNEPMYSGITGEELAADIYIGVVYYQRLRHMVNDKYQVRTTGPVVPTTGQPIKGRKRGGGIRVGEMERDALLAHGTAFLLQDRLLNCSDYSRSWICRRCGSFLSVQPTVSQFAPGKKKAASIVRCRNCAVKLDDAEGIDLTEIQGEIWEDGQGNSWVGGDHTTQVVVPGALKYLDVELAAMGIKLKYRVDRTDEPRKGPMRPMSLDGVRVGK; encoded by the exons ATGGCGCCCTCAGCCACCAACACCGAATGGGACCATGAGTACAACACTCTCCGCCGAGAGAACCTCTTCCGAAACCCTCCCAAGGATCACACTGCGTATCCTGCCCTTCAATTAGCCATCGATCCCCATATTGAGTCCTTCAATGGTCTCTTCCGCGACGACGGCAAGCCTGGCCTGCTGACGCATGGTCTGGCCGACATTGGCACCAAGACCTTTCTCGACGGCAACGAACGGGCTGGACCTCAAGGCAAGAATCGCCTGACCATTCGATACAAGGATGTCTTTCTCCAGAAACCCCAGGTTCCGCCTTCTAACAAGATGGCCCGGAACCGACAAATCTTTCCCGCCGAGTGCAGAGAGCGCCACGTAACATATCGAGGAAGGCTTTCAGCTACCCTCGAATATCGCATCAACGGTGGCGATCCCATTGAATTCGTCCGCGAGTTTGGCCAGGTGCCCATCATGATCAAG TCCAACCGATGCCATCTTGAGGGCAACTCGCCTGCCCTTCTCGTTGAGCGAAAGGAAGAGTCCGAGGAGCTGGGTGGCTATTTTATTGTCAACGGTATTGAAAAGATCATTCGAATGCTGCAATTGAACAAGAGAAACTTCCCCATGGCCATCAACCGACCTAGTTTCCAGAACCGTGGCCCCGGCTACACCCCCTACGGTATCATTCTCCGCGCAGTTCGACCCGACGAGACGTCTCAGACCAACGTTCTCCACTACCTCAACGATGGAAACATGACTTTCCGTTTCTCATGGCGCAAGAACGAGTATCTTATTCCGGTCATGATGATCCTCAAGGCGCTCGTCGAGACCAACGACCGCGAGATCTTTGAGGGTCTGGTTGGCCCTGTTGGATCAAAATCGACCGAAAACACCTTCCTTACGGACCGAATCGAGTTGCTTTTGCGGACGTACAAGTCCTACAACCTTTACAGCAAGTCGGAGACGAGGGCGTACCTGGGTGAAAAGTTCCGGGTTGTGCTTGGAGTTCCTGACACCATGTCCAATCTCGATGTTGGTACCGAATTCCTCCGAAGAATTGTTCTGGTCCATCTCGGAAACGTCGACGTGACGGAGGAGCAGGACAATGAGAAGTTCAAGCTGCTTCTCTTCATGATCCGCAAGCTCTATGCGCTCGTCGCTGGCGAGTGCGCTGTCGACAACCCCGATGCTGTCCAGAACCAGGAGATTCTGCTGGGAGGTTTCTTGTATGGTCAAATCCTCAAGGAGCGTCTCGATGAGTTCCTGAGCGTTAACGTCCGCGCATCCCTGCGAGATTACCTCCGCCGGAACCCAACTGTTCCCTTTACTTCTGAAGATTTCCGCAAGGACTTCCCAAATAACATTTTCCGGAAGGCCAACGAGAATCTCGGAAATGCCCTGGAGTATTTCTTGTCCACGGGTAACATGCAGAGTCCATCTGGACTCGATCTTCAGCAGACTGCAGGTTTCACAGTTGTGGCCGAAAAGCTCAACTTTTTGCGATTCATCAGTCACTTCCGCATGGTGCATCGAGGTGCCTTCTTTGCCCAGCTCAAGACAACTGCTGTGCGAAAGCTGCTCCCCGAATCATGGGGCTTCATGTGTCCTGTCCACACGCCCGATGGTGCGCCCTGTGGTCTTCTGAACCATCTTGCACACAAGTGCAAGATCATGACCGATTCGGTCGACGTCTCCCATATCGCAGCTCTTGCTGCCGAGCTTGGGATCGTTGACGTTTCGTCAGCCTCGACCGAGGAGAATGTCGTGGTCATGCTTGACGGCAAGATTCTTGGTTTCTGCACTCCCAAGGAGTCGGTCAGAATTGCGGATTGTTTCCGATACTGGAAGGTTGAGGGCACACACGGCGTGCCTCTGCAACTGGAGATTGGTTACGTTCCTCCGTCTCATGGCGGCTCCTATCCCGGCATTTACATGACGTCTACGCCTGCGAGAATGGTGCGACCCGTCAAGTACCTCCCTCTCCAGAAGGAGGATTGGGTTGGTCCCTACGAACAGCCTTACATGTCTATCGCTGTGGTGCCGCAGGAGGTCGAGTCTGGAAAGTCTACACACGTCGAGTTTGATCCCACCAACATGCTGTCGATTCTCGCCAACATGACCCCCTTCTCGGACTTCAACCAGTCGCCTCGAAACATGTACCAGTGTCAGATGGGTAAGCAAACCATGGGAACTCCCAGCACTAATCTTCGCTACCGAACCGACAACAAGTCATACCGCATACAAACTGGACAAACACCCGTCGTGCGAGCGCCTCTTCACAACACATATGGTTTCGACAACTTCCCCAACGGCATGAATGCAGTTGTTGCCGTCATCTCGTACACTGGATACGACATGGACGACGCCATGATTCTCAACAAGAGCGCCCATGAGCGTGGCTTTGGACATGGTACCATctacaagaccaagaagatcTCGCTCAAGGATGACTCGCGAACAAAGGCCACCAAGAGTGTTACCAAGGCTTTTGGCTTCGCACCACACAGCTATGTGAGCGCGTCATACCAGGGAATGCTGGATGACGACGGCCTGCCTCACGTGGGCCGCATGATCCAGGAGGGAGATGTAATCTGCGCGTGGCACACGGTGACGCCCGACTACAATGGCAAGCTGGTGAACCTGGATGGCATCACTCACTACGAAAAGTACAAGGATGCCGAGACGGGCTTTGTCGAAGAGGTCCGCCTGATCGGAGCCGAAACCGGCAACGAGCCTCTACAGACCATCTCTGTCAAGTTCCGTGTTCCCCGATCTCCCATCATCGGTGACAAGTTCTCGTCCAGACACGGACAGAAGGGTGTCGCCTCGCAAAAGTGGCCAACGGTGGATCTGCCCTTCTCGGAGACTGGCATCCAACCGGACATTATCATTAACCCCCACGCTTTCCCTTCCCGTATGACGATAGGCATGTTTGTGGAATCGCTCGCCGGCAAGGCTGGCGCGCtgcatggccttgcgcaAGACTCGACACCGttcaagtttgacgaggagAACACTGCGGCGGACTATTTTGGCCACCAGCTGATGAAGGCCGGGTACAACTACCACGGCAATGAGCCCATGTACTCGGGCATTACGGGAGAGGAGCTCGCAGCTGACATCTACATCGGAGTTGTCTACTACCAGCGTCTACGACACATGGTCAACGATAAGTACCAAGTGCGAACCACTGGTCCAGTGGTGCCGACAACAGGCcagcccatcaagggccgaAAGAGGGGCGGTGGTATCCGTGTGGGAGAAATGGAACGTGATGCGCTGTTGGCTCACGGAACGGCCTTTTTGCTCCAGGACCGTCTCCTCAACTGCTCGGATTACTCCAGGTCGTGGATCTGCCGCCGCTGCGGTTCGTTCCTCTCTGTGCAGCCCACCGTGTCGCAGTTTGCGCcgggcaagaagaaggcggccaGCATCGTGCGATGCCGCAACTGCGCCGTCAAGCTGGACGACGCCGAGGGCATCGACCTCACCGAGATCCAGGGTGAGATCTGGGAGGACGGCCAGGGCAACTCTTGGGTGGGTGGCGATCACACGACGCAGGTTGTCGTCCCCGGCGCTCTCAAGTACCTCGACGTCGAGCTGGCAGCCATGggcatcaagctcaagtACCGCGTGGACCGCACCGACGAGCCTCGCAAGGGGCCCATGAGGCCCATGTCGTTAGACGGAGTTCGGGTTGGAAAATAG
- a CDS encoding Tyrosinase — MHGILLLGGFFGTLAAAQPYNYGADIQSLTRRQDTSDRVVIKPLPIIRNGTMPLRYEIREMKADRYKWDLFILALSMFQYTSQDDPRSWYQIAGIHGVPFEPWSGVESVEGGNMSGYCMHSSVLFSTWHRPYLALFEQELYQKANAIAGMFPNGTERQAYQDAARSFRMPYWDWSLEAPEGDEHFPGVFWNATISQYGPRGIQLVRNPLYSYYFHPKDEEAFIWTPLNTWDETKRAPNVNISENAPPSNNSLVNAALLAALPEIQQRLLGLFSNSKNFNDFGTKVWSVTNNISAADSIESIHDIIHINGGLKGHMTYVPVSSFDPLFILHHTMTDRLLAMWQILNPDAWMTPMPSGETTFTSIAGEMQDSTTPLTPFFASEDGTFWNSDMARTTEAFGYSYADTDSSGKREDELRDELTRKITEWYGDRGWIAALERSQHTQGPAQEKRHDKVRGGHLSGIRPDVTDNAPDPPASAVIKNGRYMDWVINARVNIEAFAGNFQVLFFIGPPPIDASQWLAARNRAAKVTFMGTRHQTGSKSMMAGSSPLTAALVKLVGAGEIPSLDPKHVVPFLEERLQFAVLGGQDTEVNTYELEGLHITINSGEMMVPEKGSLPQQGPLACRMKLWPDKSLC; from the exons ATGCATggcatcctccttctcggggGCTTCTTTGGCACCCTCGCCGCGGCACAACCCTACAACTATGGCGCCGACATCCAATCCCTGACTCGGAGGCAAGACACCAGTGATCGCGTGGTCATCAAGCCGCTGCCGATAATTCGCAATGGCACAATGCCCCTGAGATACGAGATCCGAGAGATGAAGGCCGACCGCTACAAATGGGACTTGTTCATTCTGGCCCTGAGTATGTTTCAGTACACCAGTCAGGACGATCCCAGGTCGTGGTACCAGATTGCCG GAATCCACGGTGTTCCCTTTGAACCATGGAGCGGTGTCGAGTCTGTGGAGGGGGGCAACATGTCTGGATACTGCATGCACAGCTCGGTTCTGTTTTCCACATGGCATCGCCCATATCTCGCCCTCTTCGAG CAAGAACTGTACCAAAAAGCCAATGCCATTGCCGGCATGTTTCCTAATGGGACAGAGCGGCAAGCATATCAAGATGCTGCCCGTAGCTTCCGCATGCCGTACTGGGATTGGTCATTGGAGGCCCCCGAAGGGGATGAGCATTTTCCGGGAGTTTTTTGGAACGCTACCATCTCTCAATACGGTCCTCGAGGTATCCAGCTCGTCAGAAATCCTCTATATTCATACTACTTTCATCcaaaagatgaagaagcgtTCATCTGGACCCCG CTCAATACCTGGGATGAGACAAAGAGAGCTCCAAATGTGAATATCAGCGAAAACGCTCCTCCATCGAACAACAGCCTGGTCAATGCAGCCCTTCTGGCAGCGTTACCCGAGATTCAGCAGCGTCTGCTCGGCCTCTTCTCCAATTCGAAAAACTTCAACGATTTCGGGACCAAGGTATGGTCAGTAACTAACAATATTTCAGCGGCGGACTCGATCGAGTCAATCCATGACATTATTCACATCAATGGTGGGCTTAAGGGCCACATGACATATGTGCCCGTATCTTCGTTTGATCCTCTATTCATCCTCCACCACACCATGACAGATCGGCTGTTGGCCATGTGGCAGATACTCAATCCAGACGCGTGGATGACCCCTATGCCATCTGGTGAAACTACTTTTACATCTATTGCGGGCGAAATGCAAGATTCTACAACTCCGCTGACCCCATTCTTCGCCTCAGAGGATGGCACGTTCTGGAACTCGGACATGGCAAGGACCACGGAAGCCTTTGGGTATTCTTATGCCGACACGGACTCTTcagggaagagggaggaCGAACTTCGTGACGAGTTGACGAGGAAAATCACGGAGTGGTACGGAGATAGGGGCTGGATCGCGGCGCTGGAACGGAGTCAACACACTCAGGGTCCCGCGCAAGAAAAGCGGCATGACAAGGTGAGGGGTGGGCACCTGAGTGGCATCAGACCCGATGTCACGGACAATGCTCCAGACccaccagcctcagcagTTATCAAGAATGGGCGGTACATGGATTGGGTTATTAACGCGCGAGTCAATATCGAGGCGTTCGCAGGCAACTTTCAGGTTCTCTTCTTTATTGGACCACCACCAATAGATGCAAGCCAATGGCTTGCTGCCAGGAACCGAGCTGCCAAGGTCACGTTCATGGGCACTCGTCACCAAACGGGTTCGAAGTCGATGATGGCTGGATCGTCACCTCTGACAGCGGCACTGGTGAAGTTAGTGGGGGCAGGAGAGATCCCCAGCCTGGATCCAAAGCATGTGGTGCCGTTTCTCGAAGAAAGGCTGCAGTTTGCGGTACTTGGGGGCCAAGATACAGAGGTCAATACCTATGAGCTGGAAGGCTTGCACATTACCATCAACAGcggggagatgatggtgccaGAGAAGGGGAGTCTACCACAGCAAGGTCCCCTGGCATGCAGGATGAAGCTTTGGCCTGACAAGTCGTTGTGTTAG